TTCTAGAAATAAATGTTTGTATTTATCCAAGAAACAAAGGTGATCAAGTTCAACTTTCAATGCTGTCACATGATTCAAAAGAATTTATAGAATATAGAAAATCAATAAAAACCAATGATTTTTTAGTAGTTTTAAAATATTCTAATAAACTTCAATATGATGTATTTGTAATTAAAAATAATGATGGCATGTCTTTTATTGATAAACATAATCTTTTTAAAATAAAAGACAATAAAAAAAATACTGATATGACATTTATTTCAAAAGAAAATTTTTGTTTTAATGATTTAGAAAATATAAATTTGACAAAGAATATTAACAAACCCCACCAAAGAATATTCTTTGGTGCTCCTGGAACTGGAAAAAGTTATTTATTGAATGAAGATGCAAAAAAATATTTTGGAAATAATTATGAGAGAGTTACATTCCATCCAAATTATATGTATGGAAATTTTATTGGAACATTCAAGCCATTTCCTGTTAAATTGGAAGATGGAAAAGAAACTATAATGTATAAATATATACCTGGTGTACTATTACGTTTATTAATCAAAGCAATCAAAAATGCTACTACAAACCATTTATTAATAATTGAAGAAATAAACAGGGCAAATACAGCGGCAGTTTTTGGTGACTTTTTTCAGTTATTAGATAGAAATGGTAATGGTGAAAGTGAATATGGAATAGCTGTTTCTGAAGATTTAAAACTATATTTAGAAGAAGAGTTTGATAAAAATAACTTAACAGGAAATGAAAAAAGGTATTTAGGAGAAAAACTGGATAAAATCACATTACCTCCAAACTTTTATATATGGGCAACAATGAATAGTGCTGATCAGGGAGTTATGCCGTTAGACACAGCTTTTAAACGAAGATGGGAATTTGAATATACTGGAATTGATGATGCTTATAATAAAAGTAAAGATGAAAGTGGTAAATCTGAATTTGATGATTACAAATTTAGAGCTAATGGAAAAGAATTATCCAACTGGAATGATTTTAGAATAAAAATAAATGAAATTTTATCCAAATGTCATGTTTCAGAGGATAAGTTAATAGGACCCTACTTTATTTCAAAATCAATATTGGCTAGTAAAGATATTGATAAAATAACTAATGCTATAAAAAATAAAGTTTTGATGTATCTTTATGAAGATGCTGGAAGACAGCATAGAAAGAGAATTTTTAAAGAAGGAAAATGGGAAACTTATTCTAAGTTATGCGAAGCTTTTGATGAAAATTGCGAAGAAATATTCAATGATAAAGTTGAATTGCCTGATAAAACACCAATAGAAGTAGGAGAAGAAATAATTAGAGGAACAAAAGAAGAAGAAAAAATTCAGGAAAATGAAACTGAAATAACTGAAAACACTGAATCTATTGATGAATAGAGGTAGTTTAGATGAAAGTAAAAAAAATTCAGGAATTAAAATTATATGATATTTCTAAATTACAATCTATATTTAATCTTACTGAAGATAAAACTAGGGAAGTTTTAAAAATACTAGCATATAAGAATATTGTCAGAAAAATTTCTAAAAACTTATCTGAAGTTGAATTAGAAGAATTAAATAATGGAGAATCTTTTAAAAATTTAGAAAAAGAATTTGAGGGAGACAAGTATAAATTTAAATTTGTTGGTATAATTACTGTAAAGGATATCTGTCTGATTATTTATCCAAAATATATTAAGGAATTTGATGAAAATTTTGATAGGGATAATAAGATAATAAAGCAGTTAATAGAAGTTATGAGAAAATATGAAAGCAAGGAGCAGAAACAATCCTTATCAAATGACAAAGAAAATAAAAATTATAACTTGCTGGCTTTAGCAATAGATTTGTATGATGATTATCACATTAATGGACTTTATAGTAATGAAAAAACAATAATAGAAGAAAATGGAGAAGGAGAAATTCTCTGGGAGAAAACAATAAATGAAAAAGATGCTTATTTTGTAAATAATGTCCCATTCTATTTGGATGTTTTTTCTGTAAATAAAGAAACAAATGAAGAAGAAATTCTCAGGAGATTGCATCGTTGCATAATTACAGAAAGCTACAATAAAATTAAGGAAATATTTGATATTCTCGATTATGAACCTATAAATATTTCAGATGATGAAATTGACTATTTTGGAGATAAGGATTATATTCAGGCAAAATTGGATCAGGAAATGAGCAGACAGTTTGTTGATAAAAAGCAGAAACAGTTAAATATGATGAAGAATTATCTATTGGAATCTGAAAATTCAAATGAAGATGAAGAAATAAAGTTTATTGGAACAACCAGTTTCAATTTAGTATGGGAAAAGGTATGTGCTGTTGTTCTGGAAAATTCCCTAGATAGAAAACTAAAGGATTTAGGATTAGGAACAACAAATCATACTGAAAACAAAACTTTGAAGGAAGTAATAGCTAAACCTGAATGGAGTGTTATCAATTCTGAAAAGAAACATAAATCTGATAAGACTTTAATCCCCGATTTAGTTGTATACAATCAAGAAGATAAAAGCATTTCCATTTATGATGCGAAATATTATAATATTATGTTTACAGAAGAGGAATTAAGGGGCTATCCTGGAGTACAAGATGTATCTAAACAATATTTATATGAACTTGCATATAAGAATTTTATCCAAGAGAATGGTTTAAAAATGAAAGAAAATGCTTTTATAATGCCGACAGATAATGAAATTGAAGGAGAACTTGAAGAAATAGGAGAAGTAAAATTTGAAATATTTAAAAGTATGGATTTACAGGATATAAAAGTAAAATTGGCATCTGCTACCAAAATGTATGAAAAATATCTAAAAAAATAAATATAAAATATGAATTTAAGAAATTTTTGAAAAATATATTTAAATTTATAATTTATTTTTTATGTAAAGAAAAAATACTTGACAATTTTTAAAAATTTTAGTATAATCATAACATACTTAAAATAATAAATTTTCAAGTTATTAAATAAATGAAGGTAAAATTTAATGTTAAAATTAAGATTAACTAGATTAGGAAGAAAGAAAGTTCCTTTTTATAGAATAGCAGCTATGGAAGCTTTATCAAGAAGAGATGGAAAAGCAGTTGCTTACTTAGGAACATTCAACCCACTTGCTGAAGAAGGGAAAACAAGTAGTATTAAAAGAGGAAGAAATCTTAAAATACTTATCACACGGAGCTCAGCCAACTGAAACTGTTAAAAGCATTTTAACAAAAGCAGGAATCTGGGAGAAATTCCAAGCAACTAAGAAAAAATAGTTATTTATAAAAAGGCACTTGTATTGGTGTCTTTTTATTTAACCAATTAAACATAGAAAGTATGTAAAAATAACAACTTGCTTTTGATAAATATGTATAAAGATTATTTAATACAAGATTTGAAACTTTAAACGGGAAAATAGTATTGGTTATAAATAATAAATATAGAAGATGCAGGAGAAATATTAAGAAGATTATATGAATAAAAGAGGGAGAAGGAAATGACATTACAACAACTAAAATATGTAGTAACAGTCGCTGAAAAAGGGACATTAAGTGAGGCTGCAAAAGAGCTGTTTGTTTCACAGCCAGCATTGACGAAAGCAATAAAAGAGCTGGAAGATGAGATGAATATAACGATTTTTAACAGGACAAATAAAGGAGTAATTGTTTCACTTGAAGGAGATAGGTTTTTGGGGTATGCTAGACAAGTTTTGGAACAGACGGATTTGTTGGAAGAAGAATATAAAAAAGGAAATAAGATAACTCGTAGGTTTTCGGTATCAACTCAGCACTACTCGTTTGCAGTGAATGCTTTTGTAGATGTGATTAAGAAATTTGGAGAGAATAAGTATGATTTTACACTTAGGGAAACACAGACTAATGAGATTATTGAGGATGTAAGCAAGAGAAAAAGTGAAATTGGAATTTTATACACTTCGGGAGCAAATAAAACTGTAATTGAAAAAATGATAAAAAGAAATAACTTGAAATTTATTGAGCTATTTACTGCAAAGCCACATGTTTTCATTAGTTTTAATCATCCTCTAGCAAAAAAGGAAAGCATCAGTCTTGAAGATTTGAAGGAATATCCGTATTTATCGTTTGAACAAGGAGATTATAACTCTTTTTATTTTTCAGAAGAAATATTGAGTACACTTGACAGGGATAAAAATATAAAAGTGAGGGACAGGGCGACTTTATTTAATTTGGCAGTTGGGCTTAACGGATACACGGTAAGTACGGGAATAATTAGTAAAGAGCTAAATGGAGAAAATATTATTGCAAAACCGCTGGAAGTGGATGAATATATGAAAGTTGGAATTATAATGCAGAAAAATATTGAACTAAGTGTTTATGGGAAAGTTTATGTGGAGGCTTTGAAGGAACATTTGAAATATACAGAAATTCCATAAGATTAAAGAACATTGGCATAAACAAAAGTTATAACAAACTAAAAAATAAATGTATTTTACAGAAAGCACATATTTGTATATAATAACTTCATAAAATAATAACAAATAAGGGAGTTGATAATATGTGTACAATAAATGCACCTCATAGACACGATACTGTAGGAAGTTTTTTGAGAACTGAGAAATTAAAAAAAGCTAGAAATGATTTTGAAAAGGGAAAAATTGACAAGAAAGAATTGGAAAAAGTTGAGGATGAAGAAATTAGAAAAATTGTAGATAAACAAATTGAATTAGGATATACAAGTGTTACAGATGGGGAATTTAGACGTAGTTACTGGCATTTGGACTTTTTCTGGGGATTCAATGGAATTGGGCATGTGCATGCTGATAAAGGTTATGAATTTAATGGTGTTGTTACCCGTGATGATACTGCGATTGTTACTGGAAAAATTAGTGGGGAAAATCATCCATTTGTGAAACATTATACATTTTTGCGAGATTTAGTAAAAGATAAAAAAGGTGTGGAAGCTAGATTTACGATACCTGCTCCAGCACAATTTTATGCAGAATTAGTAAGGGAAGATAAGCATGTGGCCGCACTTCTTAAAGTTTATCCTGATTTTATAGGATTGGAAGACGACATTGTCAGTGCCTACAAAACTGTTATAAATGACTTGTACAACGAAGGACTTAGAACTTTGCAAATTGATGACTGTACTTGGGGTTGTCTTGTAGACGATGACTTTATTGCTTCATTTATTGAAAAAAGTGATAGGGATAAAGAAATTATCAGACAAGAATTTGCAGAAAAATTTCTAAATATAAATAACAGGGTATTTCAAAATAATCCAGAAGATTTGGTAATTAATACGCATGTTTGCCGTGGAAATTATGCTTCTACCTGGTTTGGGAAAGGTGGATATGACAAAATTGCAGATGAGCTTTTTGGGAAAGAAGATGTAAATGCCTATTATTTGGAATTTGATACAGAAAGAGCAGGTACTTTTGAATCACTTGCAAAAGTTTCCGGAGATAAAAAAGTTGTTTTGGGATTAATAACTTCTAAAAATCCAACATTGGAAGAAAAGGAAAGTGTAATTGCACGTATAAAAGAGGCTTCAAAATATGTGCCACTCGACAGGCTTTATTTGAGTCCGCAGTGTGGATTTGCTTCGACAGAAGAAGGAAATAGGCTTACAGAAGAGGAGCAATGGGCAAAACTTAGATTTATTAAGGAAATTTCAGATGAAGTATGGGGAGAAAATTAATAATAATTTGATTTATATTTTTTATAAGGAAATTAAATTCATATTTTTTAGGTCTTTAGTGATATATTTGATAATTTTAAAAGAGGCGTCAGCCTCTTTTACTCTTCTTTTGCCAAATAAATATATAAATGTCTACGACAAAATATCCAACCTAGTTGGATTAATAAAATATTAATAGTATTTTTTGAGGGGCGGATATCTGTAATGATAAAATTCCCATACAATCATTTTAACCTTGCATGCTGGACAGTAAAAAGGATTCATCCCGAAAGTCTTGTACATCTGCCTTTGATAAAATGAATATCTTGACACGGCAATGTTTTTCCTGAAAGCATCAATTGCCTCTTTAAGCCTTTCAGAAATATGCCTTGAATAAAATCCGTAACGGTTTACCATCTTAAAGTTTTTAGGGGGCAGATGAATTAAAATATGGGAAACAAATCTCTCAGAAGGCATAGTAATGTAAGTTTCCTTTTTATCATTAGCCAGGTCGTTAAAAAAGAAAGTGACCTCCTTGTCAGTAATGTCAGTAATCTTGTATTCAGCAATGGGGGAACGCGCAAGGTATCGTCCAAGATATTTGATAATGCCTTCTGTGCTGTTAATATCGCCATTTCCAACGTTAAAGAAAAACCTTCTGTTTTCCTTGTAAAGCTTCGTAGCAGTATTTCTAGCGTCTTTCTCAATCTTCCTGCTGGGATAGCTTCCGTTTTCAATAATTTTAAGGACATGGTACTTCCATTGCCCGGCAATAGTGTCAACGTTGAAGTATCTCATTTTCTTGTAAAGAAGGTAAGATTGTATTTTTTATAGAAAAAATAAGGCTAGACAGCCCTATTTAAATATTTCCTGCATAGATATTTATAAAATTTATTCTCCACGAGGTATTTTGTCAAATTTGACATTAGAAATACCATTAGGAAATAGATTAGAAAATCTACATAACTTGTCATTTTTCCCATAAATTTTTCAAATACTATGTAGAGAGGTCTATGCAGTATGTATATTGAATAGCTGATTCCTCCCAGGTAGATAAAAAATTTGTTTCCTAGAAATTTACTGAAAAATCCGCTATCTAAATACAGAAATACGATTAAAGGGATGAAAGATAACGAAACAGCAGTGGAATTATATGGGAAAAACTTGTTGTATGGAGCAAATAATAAGAAAATAATATAAATTATTGCAAGAAAGGAATATATATTTCTTTTTTTCATATTTTTTATTTTATCATAAAGGAGCATTCCGAATGTAAAGGTGCTGATGTACATAAGAGGATTATATTTTATAAATTCAAGAACTGTTCCACTGCTGGAGTTTAGCTTGAAAAGATAATTGAAAAAATAATAGACGTAAAAATTGATAATTAATACAAAATATGTAAAATATTTATTTTTTCTAAATTGCAGCAGCGCTGGAAATAGCAAAAGCAAAAAAGCCAGTACAGAAAGATACCATGCAGATGAATTGTAGCTTAGGGATCTGTTAAAAATCCATGACTGCACTAGAAGCATGTTATATATTATTGTACCTTTAAATTTTAATGTCAGTATGAGCGATAGGAAGTAGACAGGATAAAATTTAAAGAATCTTGTCTTATAAAAAATCCGGGTGTCAAGATTTTTGTTTGAATAAACATACGTTAAAAGAAATCCTGAAAGCAGAAAAAAGAAAAATACCCAGGCAATTCCATGTTCCAGAATAAAAGGAAGCTTTAAAGAAGAAAACTGAGTATGTGTTACAGTATGATAGTAAAATACTGACAATGCTCCAATAAATCTAAAAATTTCAAACTGATTATATTTTTTCATAATCACGCTCCTTGCTTTTTTTGTATAGTAAGTCTATTATCAAAAGTATAATTACTACATTGTATCATATTATAGGAAAAAATTCAAAGAAATGGTAAAGTTTCTTTTTTTTATATATAAAGCTGAAAAAATGTATTTTAAATAAAAAAGTAGGTGGAAGTATAATTTGCTATATAAAAAGAAATCAAATTGTGATATAATAATGTTTGGAATATAACAATAAATAAGGAGAGGGTATAATGGCTAGAAAAAAAGCTGAAGAAAAAGAAAAAGAAAAAGACGATAAAGGGTTAAGCGAAAAGGAGAAAATGCTTGACTTGGCACTAAAGCAGATTCAGAAGGACTATGGCGACGGTGCTGTAATGAAACTTGGTGAAAATCAGAAAATGAATATAAGGGCTATTTCTACAGGGAGCTTGAATTTGGATATAGCACTTGGAATTGGAGGAGTGCCGAGAGGAAGAATTGTTGAGATTTATGGGGCGGAATCTTCTGGAAAAACAACGCTTGCACTTCATATTATTGCGGAAGCTCAGAAGGCTGGGGGAACAGTGGCATTTATTGATGCGGAACATGCTTTAGATCCAGTTTATGCAAAGGCTCTTGGAGTAAATATCGACGAACTTTTAATTTCACAGCCTGATACAGGGGAGCAGGCACTTGAAATTTCAGATATGCTTGTAAGAAGCGGAGCAATGGATGTAATTGTTGTCGATTCAGTTGCAGCGCTTGTTCCAAAAGCTGAAATCGAAGGAGAAATGGGCGATCAGCAAATGGGACTTCAGGCAAGGCTTATGTCAAAAGCACTTAGAAAATTGACAGGAAGTATCTCAAAATCTGATACAGTTATGATTTTTATTAATCAAATAAGGGAAAAAATTGGTGGATTTTCATTTGTTCCAGGAGTGCAGACAACTACTTCGGGAGGACGTGCTTTAAAATTCTTTTCAACTGTGAGGCTGGAAGTAAAAAGAGTAGGTTCTGTTAAACAGGGAGACGATGTTATTGGAAGCGAAGTTGTAGTCAAAGTCACAAAAAATAAAGTTGCGCCTCCATTTAAAGAGGCTAAATTCAACGTGATGTATGGAACTGGAATTTCAAGAATTGGAGAAGTTCTGGATGCGGCAATTAATCTTGGGATTGCTTCAAAAAGTGGAGCATGGTTCAGTTATGGCGATGAACGTCTAGGACAAGGGCGTGTAAATGTTGAAAATATGCTAAAGGAAAACAAGGAAGTATATGGAAGGCTTGAAAAGCAAGTACTGGAAGCTATTCGTCCAAAACAGGAAACAGAGCAGTTAAAAATCGTAGAAACTGCTGAAACTGAAAATAAAGAAGCAGGAAATAATGAAGATTAATAGAATTTATCGAAATAAAATATATCTTGATACTGAGGAAATTATGGATATAAGTCCGCTTATCAGGCAAAAATATGATTTGAAGGTAAATGACAGTATTGAAAGGTTTTATGATGAGATTTCGTATGAAGCCTCTCTTGAAAAAGGTATTTTTCTGATTTCATTAAAAGACAGGACAAAAAAGGAAGTACGGTTAAAGCTGGAAGAAAAATTTTGGAATAAGAACGCAGTTTTAAAGGCAATAGAAAAGCTGGAGGAATTTGGGTATCTGAATGACCTGAACTATGCGATTTCATACATTGAAAGCAAAACTTATGGAAAAAATCGTATTTCTTACAATCTTTTTCAAAAGGGAATTGACAGAAGTACAGTTGAAAAAGCGTATTTGACTTTGGATGAGGAAAAAGAAGAAAATATTGATGATGTAAAACTGGAAAAATTAATTGATAAAAATAGTAGGAAAATTAATTCAAGCAACAGTCGGGATGAAAAGAAACTGAAGGAAGAGCAGAAACTTATACAATATTTGGCAAGGCAAGGTTTTTCTCTTGATAAAATCTTTAAAAAGTTAAAAGAATACAAGGAAAATTACTAATAAACAGTAAGGGAGGAAAAGAACATGAGAACAATATTTTACCATCTTGTATTAGTGGGAACTTTTATTTATGGAAGTTTTGTTCATATATGGTATCTAATATTCAATAAAGGCGAAAAAAGATATAGATATGTATGCCGAGTAGCCAAAAATTGGGGGAAAAATCTAATCTGGGGAGCTGGAAGTAAAGTAAAAGTTATTTACAAGAATGGCAGTGAAGAAGAAATAAAAAAAATACGAGACACAAAAGAAGCAGTTATATTAATCTCAAATCATCAGAGTAATGTAGATATTCCTGCATTATTAGGATATTTGCCACTTGATTTTTCTTTCATTGCAAAAAAGGAAATGAAAAGATGGCCTGCAATTGGACGTTGGATGCGTTCCTTTGACTGTATATTTCTGGATAGAAAAAATGCAAGACAGGGAATGAAGGATATGAAGGATGCCATCAGTAAAATAAAAAAAGGACATTCTTATGTAATTTTCCCTGAAGGAAGCAGAAGTGAGGATGGTACAATTGGTGAATTTAAAAAAGGAAGCTTCAAACTTGCAACAGATACAGATGCTAGAATTTTGCCGATCACAATTATTGGAACTTATGAAGTGCAAAGTCGTAAAAGTTTAAAGGTAACGCCAAATAAAAATATAAAAATTGTTGTGGATAAGCCAGTAGATTTGAAGGCTATGTCAAGAGAAGAAAAAAAGGAAGTTCACAATATTGTAAATAAAATTATAAAAGATAATTATACAGAAGAAAAAAATCTTTAGGTGGGGGTAAGCATACCCCTATTTTGCGTAAGAAAGGAAAGTGATACAATGAAAGTATTTTTAGCGACGAAAAATAAGGGGAAAATAAAAGATTTTGAAAAACTGACAGAAGGGATGGATTTGGAAGTTGTAACGATTTTAGATGGGCTTGATATTCCTGATGTTGTGGAGGATGGAGAAACTTTTGAGGAAAATTCACGAAAAAAGGCAAAGGAAATTGCAGATTATACAAATATTGTAACAATTTCAGATGATTCAGGACTTTGCGTAGATGCTTTGGATGGAGGGCCTGGAGTTTATTCGGCAAGATTTGGAGGAGAAAATACGACTGACAGCGAAAAGAACCAAAAAATGCTGGAACTTCTAAAGGATGTGAAAAAAGAAAATAGAAAAGCACATTTTGTATCTGTTGTAAGTATTGCCTTTCCAAATGGGGAAATTCATTCATTTCGTGGAGAAATAGAAGGAGAGATTTTGTTTGAAGCAAGAGGTAACAATGGATTTGGCTACAATCCAATTTTTTATT
This is a stretch of genomic DNA from Leptotrichia hofstadii. It encodes these proteins:
- a CDS encoding AAA family ATPase, whose protein sequence is MSFSDVFKSIKDFLLNQNGIEIKETDYDSLLVKQLSGSNILGEKGKQTHIAITGESMEMFPYIYSKEFIELNNKEMKNFFVLKAPMKIYQKNYNYFSDINNIDFNNKDFLEINVCIYPRNKGDQVQLSMLSHDSKEFIEYRKSIKTNDFLVVLKYSNKLQYDVFVIKNNDGMSFIDKHNLFKIKDNKKNTDMTFISKENFCFNDLENINLTKNINKPHQRIFFGAPGTGKSYLLNEDAKKYFGNNYERVTFHPNYMYGNFIGTFKPFPVKLEDGKETIMYKYIPGVLLRLLIKAIKNATTNHLLIIEEINRANTAAVFGDFFQLLDRNGNGESEYGIAVSEDLKLYLEEEFDKNNLTGNEKRYLGEKLDKITLPPNFYIWATMNSADQGVMPLDTAFKRRWEFEYTGIDDAYNKSKDESGKSEFDDYKFRANGKELSNWNDFRIKINEILSKCHVSEDKLIGPYFISKSILASKDIDKITNAIKNKVLMYLYEDAGRQHRKRIFKEGKWETYSKLCEAFDENCEEIFNDKVELPDKTPIEVGEEIIRGTKEEEKIQENETEITENTESIDE
- a CDS encoding LlaJI family restriction endonuclease translates to MKVKKIQELKLYDISKLQSIFNLTEDKTREVLKILAYKNIVRKISKNLSEVELEELNNGESFKNLEKEFEGDKYKFKFVGIITVKDICLIIYPKYIKEFDENFDRDNKIIKQLIEVMRKYESKEQKQSLSNDKENKNYNLLALAIDLYDDYHINGLYSNEKTIIEENGEGEILWEKTINEKDAYFVNNVPFYLDVFSVNKETNEEEILRRLHRCIITESYNKIKEIFDILDYEPINISDDEIDYFGDKDYIQAKLDQEMSRQFVDKKQKQLNMMKNYLLESENSNEDEEIKFIGTTSFNLVWEKVCAVVLENSLDRKLKDLGLGTTNHTENKTLKEVIAKPEWSVINSEKKHKSDKTLIPDLVVYNQEDKSISIYDAKYYNIMFTEEELRGYPGVQDVSKQYLYELAYKNFIQENGLKMKENAFIMPTDNEIEGELEEIGEVKFEIFKSMDLQDIKVKLASATKMYEKYLKK
- a CDS encoding LysR family transcriptional regulator; the protein is MTLQQLKYVVTVAEKGTLSEAAKELFVSQPALTKAIKELEDEMNITIFNRTNKGVIVSLEGDRFLGYARQVLEQTDLLEEEYKKGNKITRRFSVSTQHYSFAVNAFVDVIKKFGENKYDFTLRETQTNEIIEDVSKRKSEIGILYTSGANKTVIEKMIKRNNLKFIELFTAKPHVFISFNHPLAKKESISLEDLKEYPYLSFEQGDYNSFYFSEEILSTLDRDKNIKVRDRATLFNLAVGLNGYTVSTGIISKELNGENIIAKPLEVDEYMKVGIIMQKNIELSVYGKVYVEALKEHLKYTEIP
- a CDS encoding 5-methyltetrahydropteroyltriglutamate--homocysteine S-methyltransferase; protein product: MCTINAPHRHDTVGSFLRTEKLKKARNDFEKGKIDKKELEKVEDEEIRKIVDKQIELGYTSVTDGEFRRSYWHLDFFWGFNGIGHVHADKGYEFNGVVTRDDTAIVTGKISGENHPFVKHYTFLRDLVKDKKGVEARFTIPAPAQFYAELVREDKHVAALLKVYPDFIGLEDDIVSAYKTVINDLYNEGLRTLQIDDCTWGCLVDDDFIASFIEKSDRDKEIIRQEFAEKFLNINNRVFQNNPEDLVINTHVCRGNYASTWFGKGGYDKIADELFGKEDVNAYYLEFDTERAGTFESLAKVSGDKKVVLGLITSKNPTLEEKESVIARIKEASKYVPLDRLYLSPQCGFASTEEGNRLTEEEQWAKLRFIKEISDEVWGEN
- a CDS encoding transposase gives rise to the protein MRYFNVDTIAGQWKYHVLKIIENGSYPSRKIEKDARNTATKLYKENRRFFFNVGNGDINSTEGIIKYLGRYLARSPIAEYKITDITDKEVTFFFNDLANDKKETYITMPSERFVSHILIHLPPKNFKMVNRYGFYSRHISERLKEAIDAFRKNIAVSRYSFYQRQMYKTFGMNPFYCPACKVKMIVWEFYHYRYPPLKKYY
- a CDS encoding acyltransferase family protein, producing MKKYNQFEIFRFIGALSVFYYHTVTHTQFSSLKLPFILEHGIAWVFFFFLLSGFLLTYVYSNKNLDTRIFYKTRFFKFYPVYFLSLILTLKFKGTIIYNMLLVQSWIFNRSLSYNSSAWYLSVLAFLLLLFPALLQFRKNKYFTYFVLIINFYVYYFFNYLFKLNSSSGTVLEFIKYNPLMYISTFTFGMLLYDKIKNMKKRNIYSFLAIIYIIFLLFAPYNKFFPYNSTAVSLSFIPLIVFLYLDSGFFSKFLGNKFFIYLGGISYSIYILHRPLYIVFEKFMGKMTSYVDFLIYFLMVFLMSNLTKYLVENKFYKYLCRKYLNRAV
- the recA gene encoding recombinase RecA → MARKKAEEKEKEKDDKGLSEKEKMLDLALKQIQKDYGDGAVMKLGENQKMNIRAISTGSLNLDIALGIGGVPRGRIVEIYGAESSGKTTLALHIIAEAQKAGGTVAFIDAEHALDPVYAKALGVNIDELLISQPDTGEQALEISDMLVRSGAMDVIVVDSVAALVPKAEIEGEMGDQQMGLQARLMSKALRKLTGSISKSDTVMIFINQIREKIGGFSFVPGVQTTTSGGRALKFFSTVRLEVKRVGSVKQGDDVIGSEVVVKVTKNKVAPPFKEAKFNVMYGTGISRIGEVLDAAINLGIASKSGAWFSYGDERLGQGRVNVENMLKENKEVYGRLEKQVLEAIRPKQETEQLKIVETAETENKEAGNNED
- a CDS encoding regulatory protein RecX, which codes for MKINRIYRNKIYLDTEEIMDISPLIRQKYDLKVNDSIERFYDEISYEASLEKGIFLISLKDRTKKEVRLKLEEKFWNKNAVLKAIEKLEEFGYLNDLNYAISYIESKTYGKNRISYNLFQKGIDRSTVEKAYLTLDEEKEENIDDVKLEKLIDKNSRKINSSNSRDEKKLKEEQKLIQYLARQGFSLDKIFKKLKEYKENY
- a CDS encoding lysophospholipid acyltransferase family protein, which encodes MRTIFYHLVLVGTFIYGSFVHIWYLIFNKGEKRYRYVCRVAKNWGKNLIWGAGSKVKVIYKNGSEEEIKKIRDTKEAVILISNHQSNVDIPALLGYLPLDFSFIAKKEMKRWPAIGRWMRSFDCIFLDRKNARQGMKDMKDAISKIKKGHSYVIFPEGSRSEDGTIGEFKKGSFKLATDTDARILPITIIGTYEVQSRKSLKVTPNKNIKIVVDKPVDLKAMSREEKKEVHNIVNKIIKDNYTEEKNL
- a CDS encoding XTP/dITP diphosphatase; protein product: MKVFLATKNKGKIKDFEKLTEGMDLEVVTILDGLDIPDVVEDGETFEENSRKKAKEIADYTNIVTISDDSGLCVDALDGGPGVYSARFGGENTTDSEKNQKMLELLKDVKKENRKAHFVSVVSIAFPNGEIHSFRGEIEGEILFEARGNNGFGYNPIFYSYELGKSFGEADDEERKSVSHRARAFRKLIASGLLEEK